The DNA window GACCGTCCTGAATACCCCATCGGTGCCCAAAAGCTTTGTCAGTTTGGGAATTTGCTTCAGATCATAAAAAAACTTATCAGGCGTATTGGTTTCGACGAATACATAAGAAGGGAACAGTGGTTCTATGTGCGGACGAAAGCTGCCCTCAATCCGCCAGACATATTCACGTCTGATTACAAAACATGTTACATAGCTTTTCTCATCGCTTTTCTCGTCGCTTCCCTTATACTTTTCTCCGAGCGCTTTCTCGATCACACTAACCAGCTCCATTTCCTTCCCAGTTAATGTCTGAATCACATACCACATTCTATCAACCTCATTTGGGTATGCTTCGCCATTCCGGAATTAATTTCCGAACTGTGATCAAATCGGTAATGCAGGGTGTCAATTCAA is part of the [Clostridium] symbiosum genome and encodes:
- a CDS encoding transcription termination/antitermination NusG family protein, encoding MWYVIQTLTGKEMELVSVIEKALGEKYKGSDEKSDEKSYVTCFVIRREYVWRIEGSFRPHIEPLFPSYVFVETNTPDKFFYDLKQIPKLTKLLGTDGVFRTVREEEEKLLRKLIGNAPEYIIRRSPIWVNEEGEIVAAGGVLKDNLDKVVKKRLRKRIVVIEIPFLDEMRRIEIGVKVERERHQENNNGSN